The genomic interval CGGATGCACCGCGCCTCGGGCGCGCGGGTGGAGGCCCCGGGGCGGCGCGCGGAGCCGGGCGGGAGCGTCCGGGTCTCCCTCGGGATCGGGCCGCTGCGCTTCACAGCCCCCTGCGAGGTCATCTGGACGGCGTACGGGGAGGACGGCCGCACCGGCTTCGGTTACGGCACCCTCGCCGGGCATCCGGAGCGCGGCGAGGAGTGCTTCGTGGTGGATCTCGCGCACGACGGCACGGTGTGGTTCACGGTGCTGGCGTTCTCGCGCCCGGCGTCCTGGTACGCCCGGCTCGGCGGACCGCTCGTGCCCCTCGTGCAGCACTGGTACGCCCGCAGGCTCGGCCGCACTCTGCGCCGGATCGTCGCCACGAGCTGACCCCCCGCCACGACCCGCAGGGCCCCGGGCCGCGCCCTGGCCGATACTGACAGGGATGGACTGGTTCACCGCGGACGGCTACTGGCTGAGCCGGCTGATCTTCCAGCGGGCTCTGGCCGTGGTCTATCTGGTCGCCTTCCTCTCCGCCGCGCTCCAGTTCCGGGCGCTGATCGGCGAGCGCGGCATGCTGCCCGTCCCCGAGCTGCTGCGGCGCACGCCCTGGCGGGCCGCCCCGGGGCTCTTCCGGCTGCACTACTCGGACCGCTTCTTCGCCGGCGTCGCCTGGAGCGGCTGCGCCGTCTCGGTGGCCCTGATCGCCGGTCTCGACGGGCTGCTGCCCCTGGGCGGCGGCATGCTGGTCTGGGCGCTGCCGTGGGTGCTGTATCTGTCGATCGTCCAGGTGGGGCAGGTCTGGTACGGATTCGGCTGGGAGTCGCTGCTGCTGGAGACGGGGTTCCTGGCCGTCTTTCTCGGCACCGGGGACACGGCCGCGCCGGTGCTGGTGCTGTGGCTGCTGCGGTGGCTGCTCTTCCGGGTGGAATTCGGCGCGGGGCTGATCAAGATGCGCGGGGACGCGTGCTGGCGGAAGCTGACCTGCCTGGACCACCACCACGAGACGCAGCCGATGCCGGGGCCGCTGAGCTGGTTCTTCCACCATCTGCCGAGGCCCGTGCACCGGGTGGAGACCGCCGCCAACCACCTCACCCAGCTGTTGGTGCCCTTCCTGCTGTTCACCCCGCAGCCGGTGGCGAGCGCGGCGGCCGGTCTGATGGTCCTCACCCAGCTCTGGCTGGTCCTGTCGGGGAACTTCGCCTGGCTGAACTGGCTCACCATCGCTCTGGCGCTCTCCGCGATCGACTGGACCCCCCTGGCCGGGCCGCCGCCCGCCCAGGCCGCGCCGCCCCTCTGGTACGAGGTGGTGGTCATCGCGGTGACCACCCTGGTCCTCGTGCTCAGCTACCGCCCGGTGCGCAATCTGCTCTCGCGGCGGCAGGCGATGAACCGGTCCTACGATCCCCTGCACCTGGTCAACACCTACGGGGCGTTCGGCTCCATCAGCCGGATGCGGCTGGAGGTCGTGGTGGAGGGCAGCGCCGATCCGGTGGGGCGCGAGGG from Streptomyces sp. CA-278952 carries:
- a CDS encoding DUF1990 family protein — its product is MSTLTYPEVGATRLGPLPRGYHHLHHRTRIGRGAADFATAGAAVTEWRMHRASGARVEAPGRRAEPGGSVRVSLGIGPLRFTAPCEVIWTAYGEDGRTGFGYGTLAGHPERGEECFVVDLAHDGTVWFTVLAFSRPASWYARLGGPLVPLVQHWYARRLGRTLRRIVATS
- a CDS encoding lipase maturation factor family protein, encoding MDWFTADGYWLSRLIFQRALAVVYLVAFLSAALQFRALIGERGMLPVPELLRRTPWRAAPGLFRLHYSDRFFAGVAWSGCAVSVALIAGLDGLLPLGGGMLVWALPWVLYLSIVQVGQVWYGFGWESLLLETGFLAVFLGTGDTAAPVLVLWLLRWLLFRVEFGAGLIKMRGDACWRKLTCLDHHHETQPMPGPLSWFFHHLPRPVHRVETAANHLTQLLVPFLLFTPQPVASAAAGLMVLTQLWLVLSGNFAWLNWLTIALALSAIDWTPLAGPPPAQAAPPLWYEVVVIAVTTLVLVLSYRPVRNLLSRRQAMNRSYDPLHLVNTYGAFGSISRMRLEVVVEGSADPVGREGAEWREYGFRGKPGDPRRLPRLFAPYHLRLDWMMWFAALSPAYARPWFGPFADRLLDGDRDTLRLLGHNPFPDGPPRQVRARVFRYRFTGLRELRATGCWWHRTYVREFLRPVSRPLPPERESGETGRGRR